In one Alnus glutinosa chromosome 12, dhAlnGlut1.1, whole genome shotgun sequence genomic region, the following are encoded:
- the LOC133851619 gene encoding histone-lysine N-methyltransferase SUVR4 isoform X2 has protein sequence MHYIWEALDNEYADAYFELKENSKDDMQHNDGFERSIKRKHLEEQEDWVSSSQLPNTHLIGKGKDPISSLVVTEDRSIVVNSSSSTGIDVCDALPITRPKKRALGIHNSKTGSNCNGSDCSGHINSHNLVQTAVEKNEIPTKISGQGTVELSQPCLRDSRTVGTSQLPNTHLIGKGKDPISSLVVTEDRSIVVNSSSSMGIDVCNALPITRPKKRALGIHNSKTGSNRNGSDCSGHINSHNLVHDERRPFCNSPDITKGSEKVKISLVYENSSESLPKFNYIPHNIIYEHANVNISLARIVDEDCCSGCSGDCLSSSIPCACARETGGEFAYTPKGLLKEEFLSACASMKKEPQERHFVYCQDCPLERTKNELMPEQCKGHLVRKFIKECWRKCGCDMSCGNRIVQRGITSKLQVFWTLEGKGWGLRTLEDLPKGSFVCEYIGEVLTNMELYDRVLQSSGNERHTYPVTLDADWGSEGVLRDEEALCLDATCHGNVARFINHRCFDANLVDIPVEVETPDRHYYHLAFFTTRKVSAFEELSWDYGIDFADQNHPVKAFRCCCGSAYCREMKQKRS, from the exons ATGCACTATATTTGGGAAGCCTTGGATAATGAATATGCAG ACGCGTACTTTGAGCTAAAGGAAAATAGCAAAGATGATATGCAACATAATGATGGGTTTGAAAGATCAATAAAAAGAAAGCATTTGGAAGAACAAGAAGATTGGGTTTCATCTTCCCAACTGCCCAACACTCATTTGATTGGCAAAGGGAAGGACCCCATTTCATCCCTTGTGGTCACTGAAGATAGATCTATTGTTGTTAATTCTTCTTCCAGTACGGGTATAGATGTCTGTGATGCTTTACCTATTACAAGACCAAAGAAGAGAGCTCTTGGGATACATAATTCCAAAACAGGTTCAAATTGTAATGGTTCAGACTGTTCTGGGCatataaattcacataatttggtTCAGACTGCTGTGGAAAAGAATGAAATACCTACAAAAATTTCTGGACAGGGTACCGTGGAGCTATCTCAACCTTGTTTAAGAGACAGCAGAACTGTAGGTACTTCCCAACTGCCCAACACTCATTTGATTGGCAAAGGGAAGGACCCCATTTCGTCTCTTGTGGTCACTGAAGATAGATCTATTGTTGTTAATTCTTCTTCCAGTATGGGTATAGATGTCTGTAATGCTTTACCTATTACAAGACCAAAGAAGAGAGCTCTTGGGATACATAATTCCAAAACAGGTTCAAATCGTAATGGTTCAGACTGTTCTGGGCatataaattcacataatttggtTCATGATGAAAGGAGGCCCTTCTGTAATTCTCCTGATATAACAAAAGGTtcagaaaaagtgaaaatatcaTTGGTATATGAAAATAGCAGTGAAAGTCTTCCAAAATTCAATTACATTCCACATAATATAATTTATGAGCATGCCAATGTAAATATTTCACTGGCTCGGATTGTGGATGAGGATTGCTGTTCAGGTTGTTCAGGAGACTGTCTTTCATCGTCAATTCCGTGTGCATGTGCTCGTGAAACTGGTGGAGAGTTTGCCTACACTCCAAAGGGTCTGCTGAAGGAAGAATTTTTAAGCGCTTGTGCGTCTATGAAGAAAGAACCTCAAGAGCGCCATTTTGTTTATTGTCAGGACTGTCCATTAGAGAGGACTAAGAATGAGTTAATGCCTGAACAATGCAAGGGCCATTTGGTCAGAAAGTTTATTAAAGAATGCTGGAGAAAATGTGGATGTGACATGTCGTGTGGAAATCGAATAGTACAGCGAGGTATAACAAGCAAGTTGCAG GTGTTCTGGACTCTTGAAGGAAAAGGATGGGGACTTAGAACACTTGAGGACTTGCCTAAGGGAAGTTTTGTTTGTGAATACATCGGGGAAGTACTGACCAACATGGAGTTGTATGACCGGGTCCTGCAAAGCAGTGGCAATGAGAGACATACATATCCAGTAACACTTGATGCAGATTGGGGCTCAGAAGGAGTTTTAAGGGATGAAGAGGCACTTTGTCTGGATGCGACATGTCATGGAAATGTCGCAAGGTTCATCAACCATAg ATGTTTTGATGCGAACTTGGTCGATATTCCAGTTGAAGTGGAGACTCCTGATCGTCACTATTATCAT CTTGCCTTTTTTACTACCAGGAAAGTGAGTGCTTTTGAAGAGCTGTCATGG
- the LOC133851619 gene encoding histone-lysine N-methyltransferase SUVR4 isoform X1 produces the protein MAAEPSVFKAFSFRAFNATRALGIPDKEVKPVLKNLLKVFDNNWELIEEDNFRTLVDAYFELKENSKDDMQHNDGFERSIKRKHLEEQEDWVSSSQLPNTHLIGKGKDPISSLVVTEDRSIVVNSSSSTGIDVCDALPITRPKKRALGIHNSKTGSNCNGSDCSGHINSHNLVQTAVEKNEIPTKISGQGTVELSQPCLRDSRTVGTSQLPNTHLIGKGKDPISSLVVTEDRSIVVNSSSSMGIDVCNALPITRPKKRALGIHNSKTGSNRNGSDCSGHINSHNLVHDERRPFCNSPDITKGSEKVKISLVYENSSESLPKFNYIPHNIIYEHANVNISLARIVDEDCCSGCSGDCLSSSIPCACARETGGEFAYTPKGLLKEEFLSACASMKKEPQERHFVYCQDCPLERTKNELMPEQCKGHLVRKFIKECWRKCGCDMSCGNRIVQRGITSKLQVFWTLEGKGWGLRTLEDLPKGSFVCEYIGEVLTNMELYDRVLQSSGNERHTYPVTLDADWGSEGVLRDEEALCLDATCHGNVARFINHRCFDANLVDIPVEVETPDRHYYHLAFFTTRKVSAFEELSWDYGIDFADQNHPVKAFRCCCGSAYCREMKQKRS, from the exons ATGGCTGCCGAACCGAGTGTTTTCAAGGCCTTCAGTTTCAGGGCCTTCAATGCAACGAGGGCCTTGGGAATTCCTGATAAAGAGGTGAAACCAGTGCTAAAGAATCTCTTAAAAGTCTTTGATAATAATTGGGAACTAATTGAAGAAGACAATTTTCGGACACTTGTAGACGCGTACTTTGAGCTAAAGGAAAATAGCAAAGATGATATGCAACATAATGATGGGTTTGAAAGATCAATAAAAAGAAAGCATTTGGAAGAACAAGAAGATTGGGTTTCATCTTCCCAACTGCCCAACACTCATTTGATTGGCAAAGGGAAGGACCCCATTTCATCCCTTGTGGTCACTGAAGATAGATCTATTGTTGTTAATTCTTCTTCCAGTACGGGTATAGATGTCTGTGATGCTTTACCTATTACAAGACCAAAGAAGAGAGCTCTTGGGATACATAATTCCAAAACAGGTTCAAATTGTAATGGTTCAGACTGTTCTGGGCatataaattcacataatttggtTCAGACTGCTGTGGAAAAGAATGAAATACCTACAAAAATTTCTGGACAGGGTACCGTGGAGCTATCTCAACCTTGTTTAAGAGACAGCAGAACTGTAGGTACTTCCCAACTGCCCAACACTCATTTGATTGGCAAAGGGAAGGACCCCATTTCGTCTCTTGTGGTCACTGAAGATAGATCTATTGTTGTTAATTCTTCTTCCAGTATGGGTATAGATGTCTGTAATGCTTTACCTATTACAAGACCAAAGAAGAGAGCTCTTGGGATACATAATTCCAAAACAGGTTCAAATCGTAATGGTTCAGACTGTTCTGGGCatataaattcacataatttggtTCATGATGAAAGGAGGCCCTTCTGTAATTCTCCTGATATAACAAAAGGTtcagaaaaagtgaaaatatcaTTGGTATATGAAAATAGCAGTGAAAGTCTTCCAAAATTCAATTACATTCCACATAATATAATTTATGAGCATGCCAATGTAAATATTTCACTGGCTCGGATTGTGGATGAGGATTGCTGTTCAGGTTGTTCAGGAGACTGTCTTTCATCGTCAATTCCGTGTGCATGTGCTCGTGAAACTGGTGGAGAGTTTGCCTACACTCCAAAGGGTCTGCTGAAGGAAGAATTTTTAAGCGCTTGTGCGTCTATGAAGAAAGAACCTCAAGAGCGCCATTTTGTTTATTGTCAGGACTGTCCATTAGAGAGGACTAAGAATGAGTTAATGCCTGAACAATGCAAGGGCCATTTGGTCAGAAAGTTTATTAAAGAATGCTGGAGAAAATGTGGATGTGACATGTCGTGTGGAAATCGAATAGTACAGCGAGGTATAACAAGCAAGTTGCAG GTGTTCTGGACTCTTGAAGGAAAAGGATGGGGACTTAGAACACTTGAGGACTTGCCTAAGGGAAGTTTTGTTTGTGAATACATCGGGGAAGTACTGACCAACATGGAGTTGTATGACCGGGTCCTGCAAAGCAGTGGCAATGAGAGACATACATATCCAGTAACACTTGATGCAGATTGGGGCTCAGAAGGAGTTTTAAGGGATGAAGAGGCACTTTGTCTGGATGCGACATGTCATGGAAATGTCGCAAGGTTCATCAACCATAg ATGTTTTGATGCGAACTTGGTCGATATTCCAGTTGAAGTGGAGACTCCTGATCGTCACTATTATCAT CTTGCCTTTTTTACTACCAGGAAAGTGAGTGCTTTTGAAGAGCTGTCATGG
- the LOC133851619 gene encoding histone-lysine N-methyltransferase SUVR4 isoform X3, with translation MQHNDGFERSIKRKHLEEQEDWVSSSQLPNTHLIGKGKDPISSLVVTEDRSIVVNSSSSTGIDVCDALPITRPKKRALGIHNSKTGSNCNGSDCSGHINSHNLVQTAVEKNEIPTKISGQGTVELSQPCLRDSRTVGTSQLPNTHLIGKGKDPISSLVVTEDRSIVVNSSSSMGIDVCNALPITRPKKRALGIHNSKTGSNRNGSDCSGHINSHNLVHDERRPFCNSPDITKGSEKVKISLVYENSSESLPKFNYIPHNIIYEHANVNISLARIVDEDCCSGCSGDCLSSSIPCACARETGGEFAYTPKGLLKEEFLSACASMKKEPQERHFVYCQDCPLERTKNELMPEQCKGHLVRKFIKECWRKCGCDMSCGNRIVQRGITSKLQVFWTLEGKGWGLRTLEDLPKGSFVCEYIGEVLTNMELYDRVLQSSGNERHTYPVTLDADWGSEGVLRDEEALCLDATCHGNVARFINHRCFDANLVDIPVEVETPDRHYYHLAFFTTRKVSAFEELSWDYGIDFADQNHPVKAFRCCCGSAYCREMKQKRS, from the exons ATGCAACATAATGATGGGTTTGAAAGATCAATAAAAAGAAAGCATTTGGAAGAACAAGAAGATTGGGTTTCATCTTCCCAACTGCCCAACACTCATTTGATTGGCAAAGGGAAGGACCCCATTTCATCCCTTGTGGTCACTGAAGATAGATCTATTGTTGTTAATTCTTCTTCCAGTACGGGTATAGATGTCTGTGATGCTTTACCTATTACAAGACCAAAGAAGAGAGCTCTTGGGATACATAATTCCAAAACAGGTTCAAATTGTAATGGTTCAGACTGTTCTGGGCatataaattcacataatttggtTCAGACTGCTGTGGAAAAGAATGAAATACCTACAAAAATTTCTGGACAGGGTACCGTGGAGCTATCTCAACCTTGTTTAAGAGACAGCAGAACTGTAGGTACTTCCCAACTGCCCAACACTCATTTGATTGGCAAAGGGAAGGACCCCATTTCGTCTCTTGTGGTCACTGAAGATAGATCTATTGTTGTTAATTCTTCTTCCAGTATGGGTATAGATGTCTGTAATGCTTTACCTATTACAAGACCAAAGAAGAGAGCTCTTGGGATACATAATTCCAAAACAGGTTCAAATCGTAATGGTTCAGACTGTTCTGGGCatataaattcacataatttggtTCATGATGAAAGGAGGCCCTTCTGTAATTCTCCTGATATAACAAAAGGTtcagaaaaagtgaaaatatcaTTGGTATATGAAAATAGCAGTGAAAGTCTTCCAAAATTCAATTACATTCCACATAATATAATTTATGAGCATGCCAATGTAAATATTTCACTGGCTCGGATTGTGGATGAGGATTGCTGTTCAGGTTGTTCAGGAGACTGTCTTTCATCGTCAATTCCGTGTGCATGTGCTCGTGAAACTGGTGGAGAGTTTGCCTACACTCCAAAGGGTCTGCTGAAGGAAGAATTTTTAAGCGCTTGTGCGTCTATGAAGAAAGAACCTCAAGAGCGCCATTTTGTTTATTGTCAGGACTGTCCATTAGAGAGGACTAAGAATGAGTTAATGCCTGAACAATGCAAGGGCCATTTGGTCAGAAAGTTTATTAAAGAATGCTGGAGAAAATGTGGATGTGACATGTCGTGTGGAAATCGAATAGTACAGCGAGGTATAACAAGCAAGTTGCAG GTGTTCTGGACTCTTGAAGGAAAAGGATGGGGACTTAGAACACTTGAGGACTTGCCTAAGGGAAGTTTTGTTTGTGAATACATCGGGGAAGTACTGACCAACATGGAGTTGTATGACCGGGTCCTGCAAAGCAGTGGCAATGAGAGACATACATATCCAGTAACACTTGATGCAGATTGGGGCTCAGAAGGAGTTTTAAGGGATGAAGAGGCACTTTGTCTGGATGCGACATGTCATGGAAATGTCGCAAGGTTCATCAACCATAg ATGTTTTGATGCGAACTTGGTCGATATTCCAGTTGAAGTGGAGACTCCTGATCGTCACTATTATCAT CTTGCCTTTTTTACTACCAGGAAAGTGAGTGCTTTTGAAGAGCTGTCATGG